In the genome of Streptomyces sp. P3, the window ATGATCTGAATTACGCTGACCGGTGTGCTGCGCCAAGTGACCGCCGTCCGATACGTCAACCCGCTGAGGTCGGGCGGCTCCGTGCCCGGTGTCGTCGAGGCCGACGACCTCGGCACCTACGTCGTGAAGTTCACCGGTTCCGCGCAGGGCCGCAAGGCGCTGGTCGCCGAGGTGATCGTCGGCGAGCTGGCGCGCGCGCTCGGACTGCGCTTCCCCGAGCTGGTCCTGGTGCACTTCGACCCGGCGCTCGCGGCGCACGAACCGCACCAGGAGGTGCGCGACCTCCTCGACGCCAGCCACGGCGTCAACCTCGGCATGGACATGCTGCCGGGAGCGCAGGACTTCACCCCGCAGGTCGCCGAGTCCTTCGCCGTGGACCCGCTGGAGGCCGGCCGGATCGTCTGGCTCGACGCCCTCACCGTCAACGTCGACCGTACGGTCCACAGTTCCAACCTGATGGTGTGGCCCACGTTCGGGACCGTGCCGCCGCGGCTGTGGCTGATCGACCACGGGGCCGCCCTCGTCTTCCACCACCGCTGGGACGCGTCGGCACCGGACCGGGCCTACGACTTCCGCCACCACGCCCTCGGCCACTACGCCCCCGACACCCGCGCGGCCGACGCCGAGCTCGCCCCCCGGGTCACCGAGGAGCTGCTGCGCGCGATCGTGGCGGAAGTCCCGGACGCCTGGCTGGCCGGCGAGGAGGGCTTCGCGACGCCGGACGCCGTCCGGGAGGCGTACGTGCGCTACCTCCACGCGCGCGCGGCGGCCTCCGCGGCCTGGCTGCCCACCGGCTTCCCCAGCCGGGAGGAACGCGCGGCCGAGGAGGCCCGTCGCGCGGAGAAGACCCGGCAGGGCCGCCCGAGTTGGCTCAAACAGGTCCCCGACCTGCACGGCGAGCCGGCGGCGGAACAGGATTGGTCGGTGCACCTCGGATGAGACACGCCGTGGAGATCGAGTACTGCACCCGGTGCCGCTGGCTGCCCCGCGCGGCCTGGCTGGCGCAGGAGTTGCTGACGACCTTCGAGGCGGAGCTCGCGCACCTGTCGCTGAAGCCCGGCACGGGCGGCGTGTTCGTCGTCCGGGTCGACGGCGAGGTCGTCTGGGACCGCCGTGCGCAGGGCTTTCCGGAGCCCACCGCGGTGAAGCGGCTGGTGCGCGACCGAGTGGCCCCGGGGCGGACCCTGGGCCACTCGGACCGTCCGGAGGTCAGCCCCTGAGCTGCTCGTAGGCCGGCAGGGTGAGGAAGTCCGCGTAGTCCTCGTCGAGGGCGACCGTCAGCAGCAGGTCGTGCGCCTGCTGCCAGTGGCCGGCCGCGAAGGCCTCCTCGCCGATCTCGTCGCGGATCGCGGCCAGTTCCTCGGCGGCGACCTTGCGGGCCAGCTCGGGGGTGGCCTTCTCGCCGTTCTCGAACTCCACCCCGGCGTTGATCCACTGCCAGATCTGCGAGCGGGAGATCTCGGCGGTCGCGGCGTCCTCCATGAGGTTGAAGATGGCCACCGCGCCCATGCCGCGCAGCCACGCCTCGATGTAACGGATGCCCACCTGCACGGCGTTGACCAGCCCCGGGTAGGTGGGCCGGGCGTCGAGGGAGTCGACGGCGATCAGGTCGGCGGCCTCGACGTGGACGTCCTCGCGCAGCCGGTCCTTCTGGTTCGGCCGGTCGCCGAGGACCCTGTCGAAGGACGCCATGGCGATCGGCACCAGGTCCGGGTGGGCCACCCACGAGCCGTCGAACCCGTCGTCCGCCTCGCGGTCCTTGTCCGCCTTGACCTTCTCGAAGGCGACCTTGTTGACCTCGGCGTCGCGACGGGAGGGGATGAACGCGGCCATGCCGCCGATGGCGTGCGCGCCGCGCCGGTGGCAGGTGCGCACGAGCAGCTCGGTGTAGGCGCGCATGAACGGGGCGGTCATCGTCACGGCGTTGCGGTCCGGCAGGACGAACCTGGGCCCGCCGTCACGGAAGTTCTTGACGATGGAGAACAGGTAGTCCCAGCGGCCCGCGTTCAGCCCCGAGGCGTGGTCGCGCAGTTCGTAGAGGATCTCCTCCATCTCGTAGGCGGCCGTGATCGTCTCGATGAGCACGGTGGCGCGCACGGTGCCCTGCGGGATGCCGACGTGGTCCTGCGCGAAGACGAACACGTCGTTCCAGAGGCGGGCCTCCAGGTGCGACTCCGTCTTCGGGAGGTAGAAGTACGGGCCCTTGCCGAGGTCGAGGAGGCGCCGGGCGTTGTGGAAGAAGTAGAGGCCGAAGTCGACGAGGGCGCCGGGCACGGCGCGGTGGTCGGCGTCGACGAGGTGACGCTCGTCGAGGTGCCAGCCGCGCGGCCGCATCACGACGGTGGCGAGCTCGCTGTTCTCCTTCAGGGCGTACGACTTGCCGGACGCCGGGTCGGTGAAGTCGATGGCGCGGGTGTAGGCGTCGGCCAGGTTGACCTGACCGAGGACGACGTTCTCCCAGGTCGGCGCGGAGGCGTCCTCGAAGTCGGCGAGCCAGACCCGGGCCCCGGAGTTGAGGGCGTTGATCGTCATCTTGCGGTCGGTCGGGCCGGTGATCTCGACCCGGCGGTCGTCCAGGGCCGCGGGGGAGGGCGCCACCCGCCAGGAGTCGTCCGCGCGGATCGCGGCGGTCTCCGGGAGGAAGTCGAGCCTGCAGGTGCGGGCGATCTCGGCGCGGCGCTCCGCGCGGCGGGCGAGGAGTTCGTCGCGGCGAGGTGTGAACCGCCGGTGCAGTTCGGCCACGAAGGCGAGCGCCGGCTCGGTGAGGACCTCCTCCTGCCGCGGCAGGAGCTCGGCGTCGACGATGGCCAGCGGGGACGGCGCTGGTGCGGACATGAGCGGTCACTTCCTTCAGCGGTGGCACCGGGTGCCAGTCGAACCGGGTACGGCGAGCGGGACTCCGGACGAGCCAAGCCCTTCTGTTTAGTGGATACTAGTTTCCTCATCGTGGAAGTTCAATGGTTTGTTGATGTCGAGAATCTCCGGGGCGAGGCAAGGTGGCGCTCGGCGCCCGGGGGATCATTCGAGGTGCGCGAGATCCTCCGGGGTGTCGATGTCGAACGGCCGGGCCACGTCACCGCACTCGACGAGCGTCAGCGCCTCCCGGTGCTCGCCGAGATAGGCGCGCGCCCCCCGGTCGCCGGTGGCGGTCGCGGCGACGCCCGCCCAGTGGCGGGCGCCGAACAGGACCGGATGGCCGCGCTCGCCGTCATAGGCGGCCGACACGAGCGAGGACTCGCCCCCGTACGCCGCGAGCACCCGCGCCACCGCCTGCGGACCGATGCCGGGCTGGTCGACGAGGAGGACGAGCACCGCCCGCGCGCCGCCCTCCTCGGCCCGCGCGTCTCCTTCCCCGCTCCCCGCCCCGCCTTCCCCCGTCCGCGCCCCGCCTTCCCCCGTCCGCGCGCCGACCGCCGGCGGGCCGGCCGGCGGGGCCGGGCGGGGCAGCGAGGCGAGCCCGGCGCGCAGGGACGTGCCCATCCCCTGCGCCCAGTCGGGGTTCTCCACCAGCACGCACCCGTCGAGCCGGGCCCGCTCCCGTACGGCGTCGGCGGCGGCCCCGAGCACCACGTGCACGCGGGTGCAGCCCGCCGTGCGCAGCGTGCGCACCGCGTGCTCCACCAGCGGGCGTCCCCGGTGTTCGAGCAGTGCCTTGGGCCGCCCCCCGAGCCTTCGTCCCCCGCCCGCCGCGAGGATCAGGCCCACGACCTGGCTCTCCGCGCTCCTCGCGCTCTCGTCCCGTGTGTGCGTCATGCGTCCTGCATACCTGACGCGGCGTCGGACACGGGGTCTCCGGAGGCTGAATTTCGGTCCGCGCTGTGGCGCACCCGGCACGGGGTGGCGTTTACTGACCCGCGCGTCCCCCGGCGTGCGACCGGCGCCATGGGGAGGCGGGGCGGGAAGGCGCGTACTCGTGCTCGGCGGGGTGCGAGGGGGGAGAGCTGTGTTGCGGAGCTTGGGGCAGAGGGCAGTGACCGGCAGCGACGAGGATCCGAGGGTGGCGGAACTGCGGACCACGGTGTCCCGGCTCCGCCGCGAACTCGCCGCGCATCCGGCGGACTTCCCGGACCGGGTCATCGCCGAGGACGAACTCGCCGCGCTCGCCGCGATGGCGGCCCACGGCACCCCGGAGGTCCCCCGGTTACGCCGCTCCCTGCTGCTGATCGCCGGCGCCATCGGCTCGGTGAGCGCCCTGGCCCGCAGCCTGTCCGACGTGCGCGGCGCCGTGGAGCTCTTCGGGCAGGGCCCGCGCCGCTGAACCGCTGACCGCCGACCCGGGGCGTGGCTCAGCCGATTCCGTTGCCCGAGCTGGTCAGCGCCTGTGACAGCTGCGCCGCCACCTGCTGGAGCACCGGCACGATCTTCGCCGTGGCCTCCTCCGTGACGCGGCCCGCCGGGCCGGAGATGGAGACGGCCGCGGCGGTGGGGGAGTCGGGCACCGACACCGCCAGGCAGCGGACGCCGATCTCCTGTTCGTTGTCGTCGACGGCGAACCCGGCCTGCCGTACGTCCGCCAGCGCCGCGAGGAAGCCCTCCGGCGTGGTGATCGTCTTGTCCGTGGCGGCGGGCATGCCCGTGCGGGCGAGCAGGGCGCGCACCTCGTCGTCGGGGAAGCCGGCCAGCAGGGCCTTGCCGACGCCCGTGGAGTGCGGCAGGACCCGGCGCCCGACCTCGGTGAACATCCGCATCGAGTGCTTGGACGGCACCTGCGCCACGTACACGATCTCGTCGCCGTCGAGCAGCGCCATGTTCGCCGTCTCGCCGGTCTCCTCGACCAGGCGGGCCAGGTGGGGGCGGGCCCAGGTGCCCAGCAGCCGGGATGCCGACTCGCCCAGCCGGATCAGCCGAGGGCCCAGCGCATAGCGGCGGTTGGACTGCTGGCGGACGTAGCCGCAGGCCACCAGGGTGCGCATCAGACGGTGGATGGTGGGCAGCGGAAGCCCGCTGCTCGCGGACAGCTCGCTCAGGCCGACCTCGCCGCCCGCGTCGGCCATCCGCTCGAGCAGATCGAAGGCGCGCTCGAGGGACTGGACCCCTCCGCCGGCGGACCTGGCGGAGTCGGTGGTGCTGGCGCTCGACGTCGGCACGGCGCGTCCTTTCGCTACGGGCGGGCGGGGCTGAAGCCTACCCGTCGGTCGGTTGACTCCCGGTCTGTGCATAGCTACGTTCTGCTGCACGGAATTATCATTCCGCTTTGCGGAAACGTCCAGGGCGGCGGTGGCGGGCGCACTGTGGGGGAGTGCGCCCTTGACGGCTCGGGGGTGGGAGTGAAGACTCCTTCAACAGAACGTTGAATTCCGTTACGCGGAAGTTTCCGAACGTTTCTGACAGTTGACCGGAGTGCACGGAAGAGAGGGGTCCGGGTGTCCGAGGCCGAACTGGTGCTGCGCTCGAGGCGCGTCATCACCCCCGAGGGGATGCGCCCCGCAGCGGTCGCGGTGGCGGGCGGCGCGATCGCGGCCGTCCTGCCGTACGACGCCCCCGTTCCCGGGGGTGCCCGCCTGGAGGACTTCGGCGACGACGTCCTGCTGCCCGGCCTGGTCGACACGCACGTGCATGTCAACGATCCCGGCCGCACCCACTGGGAGGGCTTTTGGACCGCCACCCGCGCGGCGGCCGCCGGCGGCATCACCACCCTCGTCGACATGCCCCTGAACTCCCTGCCGCCGACCACGACGGTCGAACACCTCCGCGTCAAGCGGGAGGTCGCCGCGGACAAGGCGCACATCGACGTCGGCTTCTGGGGCGGCTCCCTGCCCGACAACGTCGAGGACCTGCGGCCCCTGCACGACAACGGGGTCCTCGGCTTCAAGGCGTTCCTCTCCCCGTCGGGCGTGGACGAGTTCCCGCACCTCGACAGGGACGCCCTGGCCCGCTCCCTGGCCGAGATCGCCGGCTTCGGCGGCCTGCTGATCGTGCACGCCGAGGACCCGCACCACCTGGACGCGGCCCCGCAGCGGGGCGGTCCCCGGTACGCCGACTTCCTCGCCAGCCGCCCGCGCGGCGCCGAGGACACCGCCGTCGCGCACCTCGTCGACCAGGCCCGGCGGCTCGACGCGCGCGTGCACGTCCTGCACCTCTCCTCCAGCGACGCGCTCCCGCTGATCGCCGCCGCCAAGGCCGACGGCGTCCGGATCACCGCCGAGACCTGCCCGCACTACCTGACCCTGACCGCCGAGGAAGTGCCGGACGGGGCCAGCGAGTTCAAGTGCTGCCCGCCCATCCGCGAAGCCGCCAACCAGGACCTGCTGTGGCAGGCCCTCGCCGACGGAACGATCGACTGCGTGGTCACCGACCACTCGCCGTCCACGGCCGACCTGAAGACCGACGACTTCGCCACCGCGTGGGGCGGCATCTCCGGCCTCCAGCTCAGCCTCCCGGCGGTCTGGACCGAGGCCCGCCGACGGGGCCACGGTCTCGAGGACGTCGTGCGGTGGATGTCCACGCGCACCGCCGCCCTCGTGGGCCTCGACCGCAAGGGCGCGATCGAGGCGGGCCGCGACGCCGACTTCGCCGTCCTCGCCCCCGACGAGACCTTCACCGTCGACCCGGCGGCGCTCCAGCACCGCAACCGCGTCACGGCGTACTCCGGCCGGACCCTCCACGGCGTCGTGAAGTCCACCTGGCTGCGGGGCGAACGCATCGTCGCCGGCGGCGAGTTCACCGAGCCGAAGGGCCGACTGCTCACCCGCAGCCCCTGACGCCGACGCCGCAGGGCGCCCGCACCCGCGCACCCGCACCGCGCTCCCCGCACCCGCACCCGCACCCCGCACCGGCCGACTCCCGAAAGGCAGATCTGATCACCGTGACGGCGACGACGAGATTCACCGGCGACGCGAACCCCTACGGAGGCGGCGACCCGTACGCGGACTACCGCACCGCCGACCTCCCCTTCACCCGGTACGTCGACCTCGCCGACCGGCGGCTCGGCGGTGCGGTCGTCGCCGCCAACGACGAGTTCTTCGCCGAGCGCGAGAACCTTCTGCTGCCCGGACCCGCCGAGTTCGACCCGGAGCGCTTCGGGCACAAGGGCAAGATCATGGACGGCTGGGAGACCCGCCGACGCCGCGGCGCCGACGCCGACCACCCGTGGCCGGCCGCCGACGACCACGACTGGGCGCTCGTCCGTCTCGGCGCGCCCGGCGTGATCCGGGGCATCGTCGTCGACACGGCCCACTTCCGCGGCAACCACCCGCAGGCGGTGTCGGTCGAGGGCGCGTCGGTGGCGGGCACGCCGTCGCCCGAGGAACTCCTCGGGGACGACGTGAAGTGGACGACGCTGGTCCCGCGCACGCCGGTCGGCGGCCACGCGGCGAACGGTTTCCCCGTGGCGACCGAGCAGCGCTTCACTCACCTGCGGGTCAACCAGCATCCCGACGGCGGCATCGCCCGCCTGCGGGTGCACGGCGAGGTCGTCCCCGACCCCGGGTGGCTGGCCGTGCTCGGTGCCTTCGACGTGGTCGCCCTGGAGAACGGCGGCCGGGTCGAGGACGCATCCGACCGCTTCTACTCGCCCGCGGTCCACACCATCCAGCCGGGCCGCTCCCGCAAGATGGACGACGGCTGGGAGACCCGCCGCCGCCGCGACCGGGGCCACGACTGGATCCGCTACCGGCTGGCCGCCCAGGCGCGGATCCGCGCGCTGGAGATCGACACGGCGTACCTGAAGGGCAACAGCGCCGGCTGGGCCTCGGTGTCGGTCAAGGACGGCGACGACGGCGCGTGGACGGAGATCCTGCCGCGCACCCGCCTGCAGCCCGACACCGACCACCGGTTCGTCCTGCCGGAACCCGCGGTCGGCACGCACGCGCGCGTGGACATCTATCCGGACGGCGGCATCTCCCGCCTGCGCCTGTTCGGCTCGCTGACGGAGGAGGGCGCGCGCCGCCTCACGGCCCGCCATCAGGAGCTGGGCGGCTGACCGGGCCGTCCTCGCGGGAACCCACGGAGCCGGCGGGCCGCCGCCGGGACGCCCGGTCAGTCGGATCCCCGGCTCTCCCCGGCGGCGAACAGCGCGAACGCCGGCACGAGCAGCGCGACGCTCGCGTACACCTCGTGGCCGTCCAGGAGGCCGATCCGCCGCACGAGGCCCACATGCCGCTGGGCGTCCTCGTGCGGCAGCCCGAGGACGCCCAGCACCAGGGCGAAGAATCCGAGCAGACCCTCGGCCGCACCGCCTACCGCATCGTCCAGGAGGGGCTGACCAACGCCCGCAAGCACGCCCCGGGACCGTCCCGGGCGAAGACCGCGGGCGGCGGGTCCGGGGGAACGGGTCCGGGCGGCGGCAGGACCCGCGGCCGTTCGCCGCGCCGGCCCGCCATGTCCGCTCACACAGTCCTGAGGGCGCCGTCCCGGCTCACGCCGTCCCGAGGGACGCCGGGATCTCCGCGAGCCGTACCGCCCGGCGTTCTCGGCGGGACACCTCGCAGGCCTCGGCGATACGCAGGGCCTGCAGCGCCTCGCGGCCGTCGCAGGGGTTGGCGCGGTCCCCGCGGACGACGTCGACGAAGGCGTTCAGCTCCGCCGTGTAGGCGGGTTCGAAGCGTTCCAGGAATCCCGTCCACGGCTTGTCCGCGGCCGGTGGACCGGTGGGCTCGGTGGACGCGATCGGCGTGCGGTCGTCCAGGCCCACGACGATCTGGTCCAGCTCCCCGGCCAGCTCCATGCGGACGTCGTAACCCGCCCCGTTCAGCCGGGTCGCCGTCGCGGTGGCGAGGGTGCCGTCGTCGAGGGTGAGGACCGCGGCCGCCGTGTCCACGTCCCCCGCCTCGCGGAACATCGCGGGACCGGCGTCGGACCCTGCCGCGTACACGTCCGCCACCTCGCGCCCGGTCACCCAGCGCAGGCAGTCGAAGTCGTGGATGAGCGCGTCCCGGTAGATCCCGCCGGACACCGGCAGCCAGGCGGCCGGTGGCGCCGACTCGTCGGAGGTCAGCGCCCGCACCGTGTGCAGCCGTCCGAGCCGCCCCGAGCGCACCGCCTCCCGGGCCCCCGTGTACCCCGCGTCGAAGCGGCGCTGGAAACCCATCTGAAGGATCGTTCCGGCGTTCTCGACCTCGGCTATCGCCTGTAAGGTCCCCGCCAGGTCCAGGGCGATCGGCTTCTCGCAGAAGACCGGCAGTCCGGAGCGCGCTGCCCGACCGATCAGTTCGGCGTGGGCCGACGTGACCGTCGTGATGACCACGGCGTCCACGCCCCAGCGGAAGATCTCGTCCACCCCGGGAGCGGCCGTCTCGCCCAGCCGCAGCGCGAGCTCCTGAGCCCGCGCGGGGTCGGCGTCCGTCAGGATGAGGGATCCGACCTCGCGGTGACGGCTGAGTGTGTTCGCATGAATGGTGCCGATGCGGCCCGTCCCGATGACCCCGATGCGCATGGAACCAAAGTGACGTCGCAGGCAGCACCCTGTCAATGCGCATGTCCGGACAATCGGACTACACAACTTCCCGTCAACCGGTCGCGGAGCTACGCTCGGGCCGTGCCGAAACCAGGAGTGGACCCGACCGTGCAGCTGGAACTACGTGTGGACCGCAGTTCGCCGGTGCCCTTGTACTTCCAGCTCGCCCAGCAGCTGGAGGCCGCGATCGAGCACGGCTCGCTCACCCCCGGCAGCCTGCTGGGCAACGAGATCGAGCTCGCCGCACGGCTCGGCCTGTCCCGGCCCACCGTCCGCCAGGCGATCCAGTCGCTCGTGGACAAGGGGCTCCTGGTGCGCCGCCGGGGCGTCGGCACACAGGTCGTGCACAGCCAGGTCAAACGCCCGCTGGAGCTCAGCAGCCTCTACGACGACCTGGAGGCGGCCGGGCAGCGTCCGGCGACGACGGTCCTGGTCAACACCGTGCTGCCGGCGTCCGCCGAGGTGGCGGCCGCGCTCGGGGTGGCCGAGGGCAGTGACGTCCACCGGGTGGAACGGCTGCGGCTGGCGCACGGCGAGCCGATGGCGTACCTGTGCAACCACCTGCCCTCCGGCCTGCTCGACCTCGACACCGCACAGCTGCAGGCCACCGGCCTGTACCGCCTGATGCGGGCCGCCGGGATCACCCTGCACAGCGCCCGCCAGTCCATCGGCGCCCGCGCCGCCACCGTGGACGAGGCGGAGCGGCTCGCCGAGGAGCCGGGCGCCCCGCTGCTGACCATGCAGCGCACCACCTTCGACGACACCGGCCGCGCGGTGGAGTTCGGCGACCACATCTACCGCCCGACCCGCTACTCCTTCGAGTTCCAGCTGCTCGTGCGCCCCTGAGCGCTTCTGTGCGCCCCGGGCGCGACGGCGGGCGCGGCGCCGTGAGGCCGCGGCGCGGGTCACCGCGGTCAGGAGCGTGACGTCCACGACGCTGTGACCCCCGTCACCCGTGCACGCCGGCGGCGGGGAAGCGACGAGGACCGCCGGGGAGACCCCCGCCACGAGCTGGGACGTCGCACAGCCGTCCGTCCCCGCGCCGCCGCAGTCGCCGGGCGTCAGCCGGCGGCGAAGGCCGCGCGGCGTCGTCGCCCGGCTCGGCACCCGAGGTGGGGGTGAGGCAGAATCGGCGACGATGAGCACCTACGGCAACTTCAGCGCCCCCATCGGCTCCCGTCGCGCCCCCGCACTCCGCACGGTGGGCACCAGGGAGCGCCGCTCGCTCCTGACCGCGCCACGGGTGCCCACCGTGGGCATCGACATCGGCGGCACCAAGGTGATGGCGGGCGTCGTCGACGCCGACGGCAACATCCTGGAGAAGGTCCGCACCGAGACGCCGGACAAGTCGAAGAGCCCGAAGGTCGTCGAGGACACCATCGTCGAACTGGTCCTCGACCTGTCCGACCGCCACGACGTGCACGCCGTGGGCGTCGGCGCGGCGGGCTGGGTCGACGCCGACCGCAACCGTGTGCTGTTCGCGCCTCATCTGTCCTGGCGCAACGAACCCCTCAGGGACCGCCTCTCCGGCCGTCTCGCGGTGCCCGTCCTCGTCGACAACGACGCCAACACCGCCGCCTGGGCGGAGTGGCGCTTCGGCGCGGGCCGAGGCGAGGACCACCTCGTCATGATCACCCTCGGTACCGGAATCGGCGGCGCGATCCTCGAGGACGGCCAGGTCAAGCGCGGCAAGTACGGCGTCGCCGGCGAGTTCGGCCATATGCAGGTGGTGCCCGGCGGCCATCGCTGCCCGTGCGGCAACCGCGGCTGCTGGGAGCAGTACAGCTCGGGCAACGCCCTGGTCAGGGAGGCCAAGGAGCTGGCCGCCGCCGACTCGCCGGTGGCCTACGGGATCATCGAGCACGTCAAGGGGCAGATCGGGGACATCAGCGGCCCCATGATCACCGAGCTGGCCCGCGAGGGCGACGCCATGTGCATCGAGCTGCTCCAGGACATCGGCCAGTGGCTGGGCGTCGGCATCGCCAACCTCGCCGCCGCCCTCGACCCCTCCTGCTTCGTGATCGGCGGTGGCGTCTCGGCCGCCGACGACCTGCTGATCAGCCCCGCGCGCGACGCGTTCAAGCGCCAGCTCACCGGTCGTGGCTACCGTCCCGAGGCCCGGATAGTGCGCGCCCAGCTCGGCCCCGAGGCGGGCATGGTCGGCGCCGCGGACCTGGCCCGTCTGGTGGCGCGCCGCTTCCGGCGCGCCAAGCGCCGCCGCGTGGAGCGCTACGAGCGCTTCGAACGGTTCACGGAGGCGGCCCGCCGCAACCAGGACACGGCGTGACGTCTGTACCGTCCCCGCCCGGGACACGGCCCGACGCGCGAGCCGCCCTCCGCCCCAGCCACGGCCTGACGGCCGTGCCGCCCTCCGCCCAGGACATCGCATGACCCCGGTACCGCAACCGCCCCGCACGACCTCGGACGCCGTATGAGCGCACCGCTGCCCCGCCAGGCCGCGTCCTTTGGCGAGCCGCCCCACCCGCCGGAGGACCGCCGGCACATGATCCGCCGCAGGGCGCTCACCCTGCTGATCATCGTGCTGCTCATCGGCGTCCCGGCCGGCTACCTGGTGATCTCCGCCAACCAGAGCCGCAGCAGCGGCAAGGACAAGGAGGCGAAGTACTCGGCGACCGGGCTCACCGAGGGCTGGCCCTCGAAGGTGCAGCGCCGTCTGTACCAGGTGCCGGTCCCGCACCCGGCCAACAAGGTCGCCTACTACGAGACCAACAACTGGAAGACCAGCCGGCTCTATGTGCAGTTCCAGACCACGCACGCCGGCCTCGACCAGTTCCTCGCGGAGATCGGCGTGGGCCGTGACGACCTGAAGAAGGGTGACATCGCCATCAGCGACCGCGACCAGGAGATCACCGGCTGGAAGTTCAGCGGCCCCGGCTCGCGTCCGGGGGACGACTTCGGCATCGTCCTCGAGCGGAAGAACCCGCAGCCCACGCTGGACATCGTCGTGAACACCGGAAACGCGGTCTTCCCGTTCGTGTACGTCGTCTCCCGCACGGTCCCCTGACCCGGTTCCCGGGGCCCCGCCCGGGCCCCGGCCGGACCCGACCCGGGCCCCGGCCGGCCGTCCGGGGCCGATTGTCAGACCCCGCCCGTAGAGTCGAAGACGACTGATCCGACAGACGGGCGGGAGGTGGACACCCGGCATGAGCGTCACGGCCGACGGGACGGCGACCGCCGAGCCCGGTTCCCTCTCCCTCCCCGTGCGGCTCGCCGCCGTCTTCCTGCCCGCACCCCTCCCGCGCGAGGGCCGCGTCGCCTTCTGGGACCCGGCCGGCGACGCGCTGCCCGCCGCGGCGGCGGAACACACGGAGCTCACCGTCGTCCGGCGCCAGGGTGCCACGATCCGCCGCAGGCGGACCCCGGCCCTGTCCCTGCCGCTCGACACGGCGCTCCCGCTGCTCGTGCGCGCCCGCAGCGACCCCGCCGCCCACCCGGCGACCGCCTGCTGGGGCGCGGCCGCGCTGCACGCGCTGCGGCTCGCCGCCCGCGGCCGCCTCCTGCCCGGCCTGACGCCGGCCGGGCACGACGCCTGGCGCGCGGGCCCGCTGGACCCGCAGGACATCGCGCATCTGCGCGCGGTCGCCGCCGCGCTCCCGCCCGAGGGCCACGCCGTGCCGCTCCCCGGCTCCGGGCCGCTCCTGCTGCCCCGGCCCGAGCCCCTGATGCGCGCGTTCCTCGACGCGGTGGCGGACACCATGCCCCGCACCCCGGCCGCGCCGCACGCCTGCGGGAAGCCCTTCGCCGACCGCCGCCCGCAGCGGCTGTCCGGCGCCCACGACTGGGCCGCGGAAGTCGCCGCCGGCATGGACGCCGGGGTGCGGATCTCGCTCCGCCTCGACCTGTCGGCGTACGACATGTTCGACGCGTCCGGCGACGACGGCCACGGCGCAGCGCGGGTGCGCAGCGCGGGCGCGGCGATCGTCCAGGTGCACAGCCTCGCCGACCCGACCCTGGTGGCGGACGCGGCGGCGCTGTGGGCGGGCGAGGCCGACGCGGCCTTCGGGGCACGCGCGCGCGTGGACGCGGCCCTCGCCGTGCGGCGCGCGGCCCGCGTGTGGCCGCCGCTCGCCCGGCTCGCCGAACAGGACGCGCCGGACGTCCTGGCCCTCTCCGAGGACGAACTGGGCGATCTGCTCGGCGTGGCCGCCACCCGGCTCGCCGCTGCCGGGGTTGCCGTGCACTGGCCTCGGGACCTCGCACAGGACCTCAGCGCCGCCGCCGTGGTCCGTCCCGCGCCCGGCTCCGCGACCGACGGCGGGAGCTTCTTCGAGGGCGAGGAACTACTGCAGTTCCGCTGGCAGCTGGCGCTCGGCGGCGACCCGCTCAGCGAGGCCGAGATGGACGCGCTGGCGGAGGCCCACCGCCCGGTGGTGCGGCTGCGCGACCAG includes:
- a CDS encoding HipA family kinase; translation: MLRQVTAVRYVNPLRSGGSVPGVVEADDLGTYVVKFTGSAQGRKALVAEVIVGELARALGLRFPELVLVHFDPALAAHEPHQEVRDLLDASHGVNLGMDMLPGAQDFTPQVAESFAVDPLEAGRIVWLDALTVNVDRTVHSSNLMVWPTFGTVPPRLWLIDHGAALVFHHRWDASAPDRAYDFRHHALGHYAPDTRAADAELAPRVTEELLRAIVAEVPDAWLAGEEGFATPDAVREAYVRYLHARAAASAAWLPTGFPSREERAAEEARRAEKTRQGRPSWLKQVPDLHGEPAAEQDWSVHLG
- a CDS encoding SelT/SelW/SelH family protein, translated to MRHAVEIEYCTRCRWLPRAAWLAQELLTTFEAELAHLSLKPGTGGVFVVRVDGEVVWDRRAQGFPEPTAVKRLVRDRVAPGRTLGHSDRPEVSP
- the aceB gene encoding malate synthase A, translated to MSAPAPSPLAIVDAELLPRQEEVLTEPALAFVAELHRRFTPRRDELLARRAERRAEIARTCRLDFLPETAAIRADDSWRVAPSPAALDDRRVEITGPTDRKMTINALNSGARVWLADFEDASAPTWENVVLGQVNLADAYTRAIDFTDPASGKSYALKENSELATVVMRPRGWHLDERHLVDADHRAVPGALVDFGLYFFHNARRLLDLGKGPYFYLPKTESHLEARLWNDVFVFAQDHVGIPQGTVRATVLIETITAAYEMEEILYELRDHASGLNAGRWDYLFSIVKNFRDGGPRFVLPDRNAVTMTAPFMRAYTELLVRTCHRRGAHAIGGMAAFIPSRRDAEVNKVAFEKVKADKDREADDGFDGSWVAHPDLVPIAMASFDRVLGDRPNQKDRLREDVHVEAADLIAVDSLDARPTYPGLVNAVQVGIRYIEAWLRGMGAVAIFNLMEDAATAEISRSQIWQWINAGVEFENGEKATPELARKVAAEELAAIRDEIGEEAFAAGHWQQAHDLLLTVALDEDYADFLTLPAYEQLRG
- a CDS encoding NTP transferase domain-containing protein, producing MTHTRDESARSAESQVVGLILAAGGGRRLGGRPKALLEHRGRPLVEHAVRTLRTAGCTRVHVVLGAAADAVRERARLDGCVLVENPDWAQGMGTSLRAGLASLPRPAPPAGPPAVGARTGEGGARTGEGGAGSGEGDARAEEGGARAVLVLLVDQPGIGPQAVARVLAAYGGESSLVSAAYDGERGHPVLFGARHWAGVAATATGDRGARAYLGEHREALTLVECGDVARPFDIDTPEDLAHLE
- a CDS encoding DUF5955 family protein, encoding MLRSLGQRAVTGSDEDPRVAELRTTVSRLRRELAAHPADFPDRVIAEDELAALAAMAAHGTPEVPRLRRSLLLIAGAIGSVSALARSLSDVRGAVELFGQGPRR
- a CDS encoding IclR family transcriptional regulator produces the protein MPTSSASTTDSARSAGGGVQSLERAFDLLERMADAGGEVGLSELSASSGLPLPTIHRLMRTLVACGYVRQQSNRRYALGPRLIRLGESASRLLGTWARPHLARLVEETGETANMALLDGDEIVYVAQVPSKHSMRMFTEVGRRVLPHSTGVGKALLAGFPDDEVRALLARTGMPAATDKTITTPEGFLAALADVRQAGFAVDDNEQEIGVRCLAVSVPDSPTAAAVSISGPAGRVTEEATAKIVPVLQQVAAQLSQALTSSGNGIG
- the allB gene encoding allantoinase AllB, whose product is MSEAELVLRSRRVITPEGMRPAAVAVAGGAIAAVLPYDAPVPGGARLEDFGDDVLLPGLVDTHVHVNDPGRTHWEGFWTATRAAAAGGITTLVDMPLNSLPPTTTVEHLRVKREVAADKAHIDVGFWGGSLPDNVEDLRPLHDNGVLGFKAFLSPSGVDEFPHLDRDALARSLAEIAGFGGLLIVHAEDPHHLDAAPQRGGPRYADFLASRPRGAEDTAVAHLVDQARRLDARVHVLHLSSSDALPLIAAAKADGVRITAETCPHYLTLTAEEVPDGASEFKCCPPIREAANQDLLWQALADGTIDCVVTDHSPSTADLKTDDFATAWGGISGLQLSLPAVWTEARRRGHGLEDVVRWMSTRTAALVGLDRKGAIEAGRDADFAVLAPDETFTVDPAALQHRNRVTAYSGRTLHGVVKSTWLRGERIVAGGEFTEPKGRLLTRSP